The following are from one region of the Treponema denticola genome:
- a CDS encoding CDP-alcohol phosphatidyltransferase family protein: MENYSYSAEDRSLLSPLVYRYFVFPLIKILPESIPANLITIFSNSFVVLSFIIAYLNYLHNTYRFLWLIPIFCWIYIVGDCSDGVQARRTKTGSPLGEYFDHFLDSFVTGFLTGTLMLCFRVTNPVLLFCVYQFLYLGQIGTFWGRFKDGVMQFSTFSTSEGTMVIAIMAALASFSFMRESSLKNIFFTFSIPYIIMFMGFGAAWLTGLIAIFKTKKISIRLVLHLFFSALIGAVLVWKVQAPIFVQTLIITFYNVLFIQSILSATAEKVKESLPDFLVPISCILYFVVFDYSRIIQVIQIVYLLVRIIIRFLIFFKKYKHCWYWKNPIPLKK; the protein is encoded by the coding sequence ATGGAAAATTACTCCTACAGTGCAGAGGATAGATCATTACTTAGCCCTCTGGTTTACAGGTATTTTGTGTTTCCTCTTATAAAAATTTTACCTGAATCAATTCCGGCAAATCTAATAACTATCTTTTCCAATAGCTTTGTTGTGCTTTCATTTATTATCGCTTATCTAAATTATCTTCATAATACTTATAGGTTTTTGTGGTTGATTCCTATTTTTTGCTGGATTTATATTGTAGGAGACTGTTCGGATGGAGTACAGGCAAGACGTACAAAAACCGGCTCCCCGCTTGGCGAATACTTTGATCATTTTTTGGATAGCTTTGTTACAGGCTTCCTTACCGGTACCCTAATGCTTTGTTTTAGAGTTACAAATCCGGTTTTGCTTTTTTGTGTATATCAATTTTTATATTTGGGACAGATAGGAACATTTTGGGGACGGTTTAAAGACGGAGTGATGCAGTTTTCAACTTTTAGTACGAGTGAAGGAACGATGGTCATTGCAATTATGGCTGCCCTTGCTTCTTTTTCTTTTATGAGAGAGAGCAGTTTAAAAAATATTTTTTTTACGTTTAGTATTCCATACATAATTATGTTTATGGGTTTTGGAGCAGCTTGGCTTACAGGTCTTATAGCTATTTTTAAGACAAAAAAAATAAGCATCCGCTTAGTTTTACATCTTTTCTTTTCTGCCCTCATAGGCGCCGTTTTAGTTTGGAAAGTACAGGCACCGATATTTGTGCAAACACTAATTATTACATTTTATAATGTTCTGTTCATTCAGTCGATTTTATCGGCTACAGCAGAAAAAGTAAAAGAATCCTTACCGGACTTTTTGGTACCTATCAGCTGTATTCTATATTTTGTAGTGTTTGACTATTCTAGGATTATTCAAGTTATACAAATTGTTTATCTTTTGGTTAGAATAATCATAAGGTTTCTT
- a CDS encoding glycine--tRNA ligase: MEDHKISMEKIVSLCKRRGFVFQSSEIYGGQNGAWDYGPLGIELKNNVSRAWWKEMTQLHDNIVGLDAAILMHPRTWEASGHVENFTDPLVDCKKCKSRFRADHLPPENLEKKVCPDCGGELTDTRKFNLMFKTHIGPTDDNSSVIYLRPETAQGIYVNYKNIIQSNRMKIPFGIAQIGKAFRNEIVTKNFIFRTCEFEQMEMQFFVKPGTDDEWFDYWKKQRWAFYEKYGVRTNKLQWHQHGKDELAHYAKDAYDIEYEFPMGFKELEGVHNRTNYDLTRHTEYSGKDMQYIDQDNGNEKYIPYIIETSAGLTRNVLMFICDAYDEEKVADKGNDDDWRTVLHFHPNIAPITVAVLPLMKKDGLAELAEEIRNELKEEFKTDYDQSGAIGKRYRRQDEVGTPFCVTVDYDSKEDNTVTVRFRDSMEQVRITRTELISRIKTEIKNYKRVK, from the coding sequence ATGGAAGATCATAAAATTTCAATGGAAAAAATTGTAAGTCTTTGTAAAAGAAGAGGTTTTGTTTTTCAATCATCCGAAATTTACGGAGGACAGAACGGTGCATGGGATTACGGCCCCTTAGGTATAGAGTTAAAAAACAATGTTTCCCGTGCTTGGTGGAAAGAAATGACCCAGCTTCATGATAATATAGTAGGACTTGACGCCGCAATTTTGATGCATCCCCGCACATGGGAGGCTTCAGGTCATGTTGAAAATTTTACCGATCCTCTTGTAGACTGCAAAAAATGTAAATCCCGCTTTAGAGCAGACCATTTACCTCCTGAAAACCTTGAAAAAAAAGTTTGCCCCGATTGCGGCGGCGAGCTTACGGATACTCGTAAATTCAACCTTATGTTTAAAACTCACATCGGGCCCACAGACGATAATTCAAGCGTTATCTATCTCCGTCCCGAAACTGCCCAAGGTATTTATGTAAACTATAAAAATATTATTCAATCAAACAGGATGAAGATTCCCTTCGGTATCGCTCAAATCGGAAAGGCTTTTAGAAACGAAATTGTTACAAAAAACTTTATCTTTAGAACCTGCGAATTTGAACAGATGGAGATGCAGTTTTTTGTAAAACCCGGAACTGATGACGAGTGGTTTGACTATTGGAAAAAACAGCGCTGGGCATTCTATGAAAAATACGGGGTAAGAACAAATAAGCTCCAGTGGCATCAGCACGGTAAGGACGAACTTGCTCATTATGCAAAAGATGCTTATGATATCGAATACGAATTCCCGATGGGCTTTAAGGAGCTTGAAGGCGTGCATAACCGAACTAACTATGACCTTACACGTCATACCGAGTATTCAGGCAAGGATATGCAATACATCGATCAAGATAACGGAAACGAAAAATATATTCCGTACATAATTGAAACTTCGGCAGGCTTGACGCGAAATGTTCTTATGTTTATTTGTGATGCCTATGATGAAGAAAAGGTTGCCGATAAGGGAAATGATGATGATTGGAGAACCGTATTACACTTCCATCCTAATATTGCTCCTATAACCGTTGCCGTTCTTCCCTTGATGAAAAAAGACGGACTTGCAGAATTGGCCGAAGAAATTAGAAATGAGCTTAAAGAAGAATTTAAAACCGATTATGACCAGTCAGGAGCTATCGGAAAAAGATACCGACGCCAAGATGAGGTCGGAACTCCTTTTTGCGTAACTGTAGATTATGATTCAAAAGAAGATAATACGGTTACTGTGCGCTTTAGAGATTCTATGGAGCAAGTTAGAATTACCAGAACGGAATTAATTTCACGAATAAAAACCGAAATTAAAAACTATAAAAGGGTAAAGTAA
- a CDS encoding formate--tetrahydrofolate ligase, which yields MVANIGFLCHNIYMKTDIEIARDAKLNKIAEIADGLGIHDDNVIPYGKYIAKVPYSVIDDAKVKKNNLILVTAITPTKAGIGKTTVSIGLALGLNKIGKKAVAALREPSLGPCFGMKGGAAGGGYAQVLPMEDINLHFTGDFHAITSAHNMISALFDNYIFRAQGTPKAIKTVLWKRVLDVNDRNLRQVVTGLGEGNGVVMESGFDITPASEIMAIFCLAKDIEDLRRRIENIILGYDTENNAVKVKDLGIAGSIVVLLKNAINPNLVQTTENTPAFIHGGPFANIAHGCNSVIATKTALTYGEYVITEAGFAADLGAEKFFDIKCRKAGLNPKLTVIAATTGGLKMHGDVPEKEISKPNAEALKKGLANLDKHIENMKKFGQTVVVALNRYGYDIDSELDLVRKHCEAQGVGFAVNNAFVEGGKGAVELAELVVKTIETNPSKPLKFVYEDKDSIKTKIGKICKEIYGAADVTYSGAADKMIKKIEEAGMADFPVCVAKTQYSFSSDPKLYGVPTGFEMNVRDIVLNSGSEMIVAIMGDMMRMPGLPKDPQAVRIDLVNGNVEGLS from the coding sequence ATAGTTGCAAATATCGGATTTTTGTGTCATAATATTTACATGAAAACTGATATAGAAATAGCTAGAGACGCGAAGCTAAACAAAATCGCTGAAATTGCAGACGGTTTAGGGATTCATGACGATAATGTCATTCCCTATGGAAAGTATATAGCCAAGGTTCCCTATAGCGTTATAGATGATGCAAAGGTAAAAAAGAATAATTTAATCCTTGTTACCGCCATCACGCCTACAAAGGCCGGAATAGGAAAAACGACCGTTTCTATCGGCCTTGCCTTGGGCTTAAACAAGATCGGAAAGAAGGCTGTTGCAGCCTTGAGGGAGCCCTCTTTGGGTCCTTGTTTCGGTATGAAGGGAGGTGCAGCAGGAGGCGGCTATGCTCAAGTTTTGCCTATGGAAGACATTAACCTCCACTTTACGGGAGACTTCCATGCTATTACTTCGGCTCATAACATGATAAGCGCCCTTTTTGATAACTACATTTTCAGAGCTCAAGGAACTCCGAAGGCTATAAAAACCGTACTTTGGAAAAGAGTTTTGGATGTTAACGACAGAAACTTACGCCAAGTTGTTACCGGCTTAGGAGAGGGTAACGGCGTAGTAATGGAATCGGGCTTTGATATTACGCCTGCTTCCGAAATTATGGCTATTTTCTGCCTTGCAAAAGACATTGAAGATTTACGCCGAAGAATCGAAAATATCATATTGGGTTATGATACCGAAAACAATGCCGTAAAGGTAAAAGATTTAGGTATTGCAGGTTCAATAGTAGTTCTTTTAAAGAATGCCATCAACCCCAACCTTGTACAAACAACGGAAAATACTCCTGCCTTTATCCACGGCGGCCCCTTTGCAAACATTGCTCACGGCTGTAACTCCGTAATAGCGACGAAAACAGCCCTTACCTATGGAGAATATGTAATTACCGAAGCAGGCTTCGCCGCAGACCTCGGTGCCGAAAAATTCTTCGATATTAAATGCCGAAAAGCAGGTTTAAACCCGAAATTGACCGTAATTGCGGCTACTACAGGCGGGTTAAAAATGCACGGAGATGTTCCCGAAAAGGAAATATCAAAACCCAATGCAGAAGCCCTCAAAAAAGGCTTGGCCAACCTTGACAAGCACATTGAAAACATGAAAAAATTCGGACAGACTGTAGTTGTAGCCCTTAACAGATACGGCTATGATATTGACTCCGAATTGGATCTGGTTAGAAAGCACTGTGAAGCACAAGGTGTAGGCTTTGCCGTAAACAATGCCTTTGTTGAAGGCGGAAAAGGAGCCGTTGAACTTGCCGAGCTCGTTGTAAAGACCATCGAAACAAATCCGTCAAAACCATTAAAATTTGTTTACGAAGATAAGGACTCAATAAAAACAAAGATAGGAAAAATCTGCAAAGAAATCTATGGGGCTGCTGATGTTACATATTCGGGAGCTGCCGACAAGATGATCAAAAAGATTGAAGAAGCCGGAATGGCAGACTTCCCTGTTTGTGTCGCTAAAACACAGTATTCGTTCTCATCGGATCCTAAACTTTACGGAGTTCCTACAGGTTTTGAAATGAATGTCAGGGATATAGTTTTAAACTCGGGTTCCGAAATGATTGTAGCCATTATGGGCGACATGATGAGAATGCCGGGCCTTCCGAAAGACCCGCAGGCTGTCAGAATTGACCTTGTAAACGGAAATGTTGAAGGCTTGTCATAA
- a CDS encoding LysM peptidoglycan-binding domain-containing protein, which produces MKNILKILAIMALFSFVLTSCGTPPAPPPEEKPAPVVVEEPTPAPEPVKEPEPEPEPKPVVEEPRDVPVKEYVVVEGDTLSEIALKFYGTREKAYYFPIIMTLNPGKIQHPDKLTPKTKLLIPDFELFMKHSASKMLARPEFEKCIKIYEDEGKSGVAESLRRRLKEF; this is translated from the coding sequence ATGAAAAACATTTTGAAAATTTTGGCAATTATGGCCCTTTTTTCTTTTGTACTTACGAGCTGTGGAACCCCCCCCGCTCCTCCTCCCGAAGAAAAACCTGCACCCGTTGTTGTAGAAGAGCCTACACCGGCGCCGGAACCTGTAAAGGAACCCGAACCCGAACCCGAGCCAAAACCGGTTGTTGAAGAGCCGAGAGATGTACCCGTAAAGGAATATGTAGTTGTAGAAGGTGACACTCTGTCCGAAATTGCTTTGAAATTTTATGGAACAAGAGAAAAAGCATACTACTTCCCCATAATTATGACGCTCAACCCCGGTAAGATCCAGCATCCGGACAAACTTACACCTAAGACCAAACTTTTAATCCCCGATTTTGAACTTTTCATGAAACACTCAGCTTCAAAAATGCTTGCAAGACCTGAGTTTGAAAAATGTATCAAAATTTATGAGGATGAAGGAAAATCCGGAGTAGCAGAATCTTTAAGACGACGGCTTAAAGAGTTTTAA
- a CDS encoding M42 family metallopeptidase, whose amino-acid sequence MNVRYAVELSKELLQIHSPGGYTKNAIDRIKKEFDSLGIKYTETNKGAIYGTIEGKNTAKHRVVSAHADTLGAMVRQIKPNGCLKLAAIGGIAFNSIEGENLYIITRTGKVITGTGLPEKASVHIFEAIEKEERNLETFEVRLDAETHSKEETLALGINIGDFVAFEPRTIETEDGYIKSRHLDDKACIGMLFAACKALKEKGEKPAYTTHFFISNYEEIGHGFYGIPKECFEVLALDIGTVGGEQNSDEHAVTIIAKDSRTPYDFGFRHRLENLAIQNKINYRTDVMFRYGSDASMYVMQGFDINFACMGPGVSATHHYERTHIDSYKETINLLYAYLMSE is encoded by the coding sequence ATGAATGTCAGATATGCTGTCGAGCTTTCAAAAGAACTTTTACAAATACACAGTCCCGGCGGCTATACAAAGAATGCCATAGACCGAATAAAAAAAGAATTCGATTCATTAGGCATAAAATATACCGAAACAAATAAGGGTGCTATTTATGGAACCATTGAGGGAAAAAACACGGCTAAACACAGAGTTGTTTCAGCCCACGCAGATACCCTCGGCGCCATGGTGCGTCAAATAAAACCTAACGGCTGCTTAAAACTCGCTGCCATTGGAGGTATAGCCTTTAACAGCATCGAAGGAGAAAACCTCTATATCATCACAAGAACGGGAAAGGTTATCACAGGCACGGGACTTCCCGAAAAAGCCTCTGTTCATATTTTTGAAGCTATCGAAAAAGAAGAAAGAAACTTGGAAACCTTTGAAGTGCGCCTTGATGCCGAAACTCACTCAAAGGAAGAAACCTTGGCTCTCGGTATAAACATAGGAGACTTTGTCGCCTTTGAGCCACGCACAATCGAAACCGAGGATGGCTACATAAAATCCCGCCATCTGGATGATAAGGCTTGTATCGGTATGCTTTTTGCTGCTTGCAAGGCCCTTAAAGAAAAAGGAGAAAAACCGGCTTATACTACCCACTTTTTTATAAGCAATTATGAAGAAATAGGACACGGCTTTTACGGTATTCCTAAAGAATGTTTTGAAGTTTTAGCTCTGGATATCGGAACAGTCGGAGGTGAGCAAAATTCGGATGAACATGCAGTAACAATCATTGCTAAGGATTCACGCACACCCTACGATTTCGGCTTTAGACATAGGCTTGAAAACCTTGCTATTCAAAATAAAATCAACTACAGAACCGATGTTATGTTTAGATACGGCTCGGATGCAAGTATGTATGTAATGCAGGGTTTCGATATCAACTTTGCCTGTATGGGGCCGGGAGTAAGTGCCACCCACCACTATGAGCGAACCCATATCGACTCCTACAAAGAGACTATAAACCTCTTATACGCTTATTTAATGAGCGAATAG
- a CDS encoding TP0733 family outer membrane beta-barrel protein — MKRFISCFLIISVFLIPIFAQEEAETPSNSKIDGTAVFRPVRQGDKFIKVGLSLGVPLFNTSAEKFAIKPNIWPGGTINAAFGYYILDGFSLGGSISFQFYPTLAKNLYFAVPITFDMGYTFAVGKWRIPLGGGIGAAVQTYSGNGAQYFGMIFRFDAGTYYQYSPEWSFGGDVSWNVVPEWHKNKETNRTANILGISLSARYHL; from the coding sequence GTGAAGAGATTTATTTCTTGTTTTTTGATTATCAGCGTTTTTTTGATTCCGATTTTTGCACAAGAAGAGGCTGAAACTCCTTCCAATAGTAAAATAGACGGAACTGCAGTCTTTCGGCCGGTCAGACAAGGCGATAAATTCATAAAAGTAGGCTTATCCTTAGGAGTTCCTCTTTTTAATACTTCAGCCGAAAAATTTGCTATTAAGCCGAATATTTGGCCGGGAGGCACCATAAATGCAGCTTTCGGCTACTATATCTTAGACGGATTTTCTTTGGGCGGAAGTATAAGTTTTCAGTTTTATCCTACGTTGGCAAAAAACCTTTACTTTGCCGTACCTATAACCTTTGATATGGGCTACACCTTTGCTGTCGGTAAATGGCGTATTCCTCTTGGAGGAGGCATAGGGGCTGCTGTTCAGACTTACAGCGGAAACGGAGCCCAATACTTCGGCATGATTTTTAGATTTGATGCAGGAACTTACTATCAGTATTCACCCGAATGGTCTTTCGGAGGAGATGTATCTTGGAATGTGGTTCCTGAATGGCATAAAAATAAAGAAACTAATCGCACTGCCAATATTTTAGGCATCAGCCTTTCAGCCAGATATCATCTTTAA